The Leishmania mexicana MHOM/GT/2001/U1103 complete genome, chromosome 32 genome has a window encoding:
- a CDS encoding putative ABC transporter, translating to MAVVSKLTSGRFLGFYAVQLLCLAAAVRILNAVVLRRRASSGSTRHRSRRFSPACTGGSGEDDTIKVDRIFWGRLLSLLRLCIPHFVSLEAGGVLLLLTLFYLRTHLTLLFARIVGRNGRYLVERNTKAFISSVVDIGLLAIPGTILQIGVQYVKIMTQQRLRDNLQAALHKEYLKENTIYMIATRSAFIDNTDHRFTQETDQFCKGVAGVFRALFKPILDVMTLLMELSRHGGIAPPAFLISYYLLVATCMSVLLPNFGQLVATSQQKEGNLRTKHHQLISHAEEIAFYNGEEIEREHAGRLLGSLIRHEYKIKRTKWLTGCSDSLLIKYGASLVGYLVCSLVVVDQFHLMTKGDLTQLYLQNVQLYVPFSAAIGRMLLMHKQIGALCGSVHRIGELRERLERINALNVRSEVANVVYSNDVVQWRDVDIVSPAGMRLLHDVNITVTPGKHTLIMGSNGSGKTALMRVLSGLWPVAKGSVTLPTAPESLMCLPQRTYLPPGSLRALLTYPHVTEDPRDGKPEQAFVPDEVIMSAAMSFGLNPMMDREGGLDAFENWEEVLSGGERQRVALVRVLLHRPKFAFLDECTSAISQDEEPFFYRLLQKAGVTLITVSHHETLRKLHRVVVSLDGEGGYQVSEQ from the coding sequence ATGGCTGTTGTGTCGAAGCTGACGTCGGGTCGCTTTCTTGGCTTCTACGCCGTGCAGCTACTCTGCCTCGCGGCGGCAGTTCGTATTCTCAATGCTGTGGTGCTCCGGCGTCGCGCTTCAAGTGGCAGTACCAGGCACCGCTCTCGCCGCTTCTCTCCTGCGTGCaccggtggcagcggcgaggatgaCACAATCAAGGTGGATCGCATCTTCTGGGggcgcctcctctctcttcttcgaCTGTGCATTCCTCATTTCGTATCCCTCGAAGCCGGGGGtgtgctgctcttgctgACCCTCTTTTACCTGCGCACCCACCTGACATTGCTGTTTGCACGGATTGTGGGGCGCAATGGCCGCTACCTCGTCGAGCGCAACACGAAGGCGTTTATTTCTAGCGTGGTGGACATCGGCTTGCTTGCCATCCCGGGAACGATTCTGCAAATCGGGGTGCAGTACGTGAAGATAatgacgcagcagcggctgcgagaCAACTTGCAGGCGGCCCTTCACAAAGAGTACCTCAAAGAGAACACGATCTACATGATAGCTACGCGGAGCGCCTTCATAGATAACACCGATCACCGTTTCACGCAGGAGACAGATCAGTTCTGCAAAGGCGTTGCTGGAGTGTTCCGCGCCCTCTTCAAACCGATTCTGGACGTGATGACGCTTTTGATGGAACTCTCGAGGCATGGGGGCATTGCGCCCCCTGCTTTCTTAATCTCTTACTACCTGCTCGTTGCGACCTGCatgtcggtgctgctgcccaaCTTTGGTCAACTGGTGGCGACGAGCCAACAGAAGGAAGGCAACCTTCGTACGAAGCACCACCAGCTCATCTCGCACGCGGAGGAGATTGCTTTCTATAACGGCGAGGAGATTGAGCGCGAACACGCGGGACGCCTGCTAGGCTCCCTCATCCGCCATGAGTACAAGATCAAGCGCACCAAGTGGCTGACTGGGTGCAGTGACAGCCTGCTCATCAAGTACGGTGCCAGCTTGGTCGGGTACCTTGTGTGCAGTCTTGTCGTCGTGGACCAGTTCCATCTCATGACCAAGGGCGATCTTACCCAGTTGTACCTCCAAAATGTGCAGCTGTACGTGCCCTTTTCCGCAGCGATTGGGAGGATGCTTCTCATGCACAAGCAAATAGGCGCGTTGTGTGGCAGCGTGCACCGCATtggcgagctgcgcgagagACTGGAACGCATCAACGCGTTGAATGTGCGTAGTGAGGTGGCCAACGTAGTCTACTCGAATGATGTGGTGCAATGGAGGGACGTAGACATCGTCAGCCCAGCTGGCATGCGTCTTCTGCATGACGTAAACATCACTGTCACACCCGGGAAGCACACGCTGATTATGGGCAGCAACGGCTCCGGCAAGACGGCACTGATGCGCGTGCTTAGCGGACTATGGCCGGTTGCCAAGGGCAGCGTGACCCTCCCAACAGCCCCAGAGTCGCTCATGTGCCTGCCACAGCGTACGTACCTCCCACCTGGCtcgctgcgtgcgctgcttACATACCCGCACGTTACCGAGGACCCCCGCGACGGCAAGCCTGAGCAGGCCTTTGTGCCGGATGAGGTTATCATGTCGGCGGCGATGTCGTTTGGCCTCAACCCCATGATGGATCGCGAAGGTGGCTTGGATGCCTTTGAGAACTGGGAGGAAGTATTGTCGGGCGGGGAGCGTCAGCGTGTGGCCCTGGTGCGCGTCCTGTTGCACCGCCCGAAATTCGCATTCCTCGATGAGTGCACCAGCGCAATTTCCCAGGATGAAGAGCCCTTCTTCTACAGATTACTGCAGAAGGCAGGTGTGACGCTGATCACGGTATCGCATCATGAGACACTGCGCAAGCtgcaccgcgtcgtcgtctccttggatggagaaggcggcTACCAGGTCAGCGAACAGTAA
- a CDS encoding putative nucleolar GTP-binding protein — protein sequence MTSVYNFKTITVVPTYKDFMDIVLSKTQRKTPTVVHKGYHISRIRQFYMRKVKFTQKTINEKLTYILQEFPRMDDIHPFYGDLMHVLYDRDHYKVALGQVGAVRHMVDNIGRDYVRLLKYGDSLYRCKQLKRAALGRMATACKKLNSALAYLEKVRQHMSRLPSIDPNARTLLVTGFPNVGKSSFMNKVTRADVEVQPYAFTTKSLFVGHTDYKYTTWQVIDTPGILDHSLEERNVIEMQAITALAHLRACILFFMDLSGQCGYSIEQQVSLFKSVGPLFTGKPVVVVFNKCDVCTIDDVSPAEQELIMDAIQEANAKWITASTLTDVGVGDLKTVACDMLLAHRSEQKEGSGRYQAIQNRLYCATPQQRDELERPAFVPASVLQERVTGEPPRQRRKTERDYEWENGGPGQYQRNERKTWDLENPEWVEDIIPDIMDGHNIYDNIDPDIHQRLVELEAEEEARLEDLELEASRKHELHTLDSDTLEAVKFIKDKVKVLKMERAMKNPAIRRTHSQAMAINKFNKRTGSQDSRAKSIADGSGEVPTRKRGRSMSVAQEALIRDRSGSAHVSTKTTRSISGASASRERSMSVNRGDGYRDVNEKLRAVKLSKVKARPLARQARKGEGDHHIPNLRPMHLFTGKVKSNGARDRR from the coding sequence ATGACGTCCGTGTACAATTTCAAGACAATCACCGTCGTCCCGACGTACAAGGACTTCATGGACATTGTCCTGTCCAAGACGCAGCGCAAGACGCCGACGGTGGTGCACAAGGGCTACCACATCTCCCGCATTCGCCAGTTCTACATGCGCAAGGTCAAGTTCACGCAGAAGACCATCAATGAGAAGCTCACCTACATCCTTCAGGAGTTCCCGCGCATGGATGACATTCACCCCTTCTACGGCGATCTCATGCACGTCTTGTACGACCGCGATCACTACAAAGTGGCGCTGGGTCAGGTGGGCGCGGTTCGCCACATGGTGGATAACATTGGTCGCGATTACGTGCGTCTGCTCAAGTACGGCGACTCTCTCTACCGCTGCAAGCAGCTGAAGCGCGCTGCCCTCGGCCGcatggcgacggcgtgcaAGAAGCTTAATAGCGCGCTCGCCTACTTAGAGAAGGTGCGCCAGCACATGTCTCGCCTCCCCTCCATCGACCCgaacgcgcgcacgctgctCGTGACGGGCTTCCCGAACGTGGGCAAGTCCAGCTTTATGAACAAGGTCACGCGCGCTGATGTGGAGGTGCAGCCATACGCCTTCACCACCAAGTCGCTCTTTGTCGGTCACACGGACTACAAGTACACTACGTGGCAGGTGATCGACACCCCTGGCATCCTAGACCATTCTCTGGAGGAGCGCAACGTCATTGAGATGCAGGCGATCACCGCGCTGGCTCACCTCCGTGCATGCATCCTCTTCTTCATGGACCTGAGCGGCCAGTGCGGCTACTCCATTGAGCAGCAGGTCTCTCTCTTCAAATCCGTTGGCCCTCTGTTCACTGGGAAGCCggttgtcgtcgtcttcaACAAGTGCGACGTGTGCACCATCGACGATGTCTCgccggcggagcaggagctTATCATGGACGCCATTCAGGAGGCGAATGCGAAGTGGATTACCGCTAGCACACTCACGGACGTTGGCGTCGGCGACCTCAAGACTGTCGCCTGCGACATGCTTCTCGCCCACCGCTCGGAGCAGAAAGAGGGCTCTGGCCGCTACCAGGCGATTCAGAACCGCCTCTACTGCGCCACCCCACAGCAGCGCGATGAGCTGGAGCGCCCCGCCTTTGTGCCGGcgtcggtgctgcaggagcgcgtCACGGGCGagccgccgaggcagcgccgcaagACGGAGCGCGACTACGAGTGGGAGAATGGCGGTCCGGGCCAGTATCAGAGGAACGAGCGCAAGACATGGGATCTGGAGAACCCGGAGTGGGTCGAAGATATCATTCCGGACATCATGGACGGCCACAACATCTACGACAATATCGACCCTGACATCCACCAGCGCCTGGTGGAGCtagaggcggaggaggaggcgcggctgGAAGATCTTGAGCTGGAGGCGTCCCGCAAGCACGAGCTGCACACGCTGGACAGCGATACCCTTGAGGCGGTGAAGTTCATTAAGGACAAGGTAAAGGTGCTGAAGATGGAGCGCGCCATGAAGAATCCTGCCATTCGGCGTACGCACAGCCAGGCGATGGCCATCAACAAGTTCAACAAACGCACCGGCAGTCAGGACTCCAGGGCGAAGTCCATCgcggacggcagcggcgaggtgcCTACTCGCAAGCGTGGCCGTTCCATGTCTGTCGCACAGGAGGCGCTGATCCGAGACCGCTCCGGCTCTGCCCACGTTAGCACCAAGACAACTCGTAGCATCAGCGGCGCCTCTGCTAGTCGTGAACGCAGCATGAGCGTCaaccgcggcgacggctaCCGTGATGTGAACGAGAAGCTGCGCGCCGTGAAGCTGAGCAAGGTAAAGGCGCGTCCGCTGGCCCGCCAGGCACGGAAGGGCGAGGGCGACCACCACATCCCGAACCTTCGCCCTATGCATTTGTTCACGGGTAAGGTGAAGAGCAACGGTGCTCGAGACCGGCGTTAA